Proteins from one Malaya genurostris strain Urasoe2022 chromosome 2, Malgen_1.1, whole genome shotgun sequence genomic window:
- the LOC131432162 gene encoding breast cancer metastasis-suppressor 1-like protein: MPPVKNEGESDADGDMSGGESDHSASSRAPDHDSSAEEADEPDSDDSSEMSEGECERRRSDCLDNLTNLEKQFVVLKEQLYKEKMHQIDQQLQEVRGGRSQEYLAPLQRLADNMNSRKEVAEILKNFRMENIRHKFESELQAARQHFESEKQLAMDAIYEELMEKIRRLEEDRHNVDISWADWGTSTRTSKVRGPGRKKAVTVSGPYIVYMLREEDILEDWTSIRKALKRSTAAAT, from the exons ATGcctccggtgaaaaatgaaggtGAAAGTGATGCAGACGGTGATATGTCTGGTGGAGAGTCTGACCACTCCGCTTCTAGTCGTGCACCGGATCATGATTCCAGCGCCGAAGAAGCGGATGAACCAGATTCCGATGATTCGTCCGAGATGAGCGAAGGAGAATGCGAAAGAAGACGATCTGATTGTCTCGATAATCTCA CGAATCTTGAGAAACAATTTGTAGTTTTAAAGGAACAACTGTACAAAGAGAAAATGCACCAAATTGACCAACAATTGCAGGAGGTTCGTGGTGGTCGGTCACAAGAATATTTAGCGCCGTTACAACGACTAGCCGACAACATGAATAGCCGTAAAGAGGTGGCCGAAattcttaaaaattttcgaatggAGAACATCCGGCATAAATTTGAGTCGGAACTGCAGGCAGCTCGACAGCATTTTGAG AGTGAAAAACAACTTGCCATGGACGCCATCTATGAGGAGTTGATGGAGAAAATacgaaggttggaagaagatcgCCATAACGTAGATATATCGTGGGCCGATTGGGGTACCAGTACAAGAACTTCAAAGGTTAGAGGTCCTGGTAGAAAAAAGGCGGTCACTGTTTCTGGCCCTTACATTGTCTATATGTTACGTGAGGAGGATATTCTTGAAGATTGGACGTCGATAAGGAAGGCACTGAAAAGATCGACTGCTGCTGCCACTTGA